In Deltaproteobacteria bacterium, the sequence GAGGTTGGCATCGAGCGTTTCGACCCGCATGGGCAGGCAACCTGTCACGTCGTCGCCGACGCTCCAAGAAACCGGCGCGCGACCATGGCCCGGCGCGCGCCGCCTCCCATCACAGGACGATCGCGACCTTGGCGGCGTCGGTGGGATCGATCTTCACGACCACGGTGGCGCCGGGCTGGATGCGGGGGATCTGCAGCTGCGAGACGATCATCTGCGTCTGCGCGACGTAGGGCTGGCCGCCCTGTGGGTACACGTGCAGCTCGAAGCCGACCTGCGGGCTGTCGTTCACCCGCACGCCGGTCTCCCAGATCTTGGCGACGCGCGCCTGGGCGGGGATGCCCTGGGCGAGGATCCGGTTGCGCTGCGCGGAGCCGGCCAGCAGGCGGATCACGAACACCACGGGGATCACGAACCCCAGCACCATCAGCGGCAGCGTGTACCAAGGCATCCAAGAGAGCATCGACATGGGACCTCTGGGGACGCGAGGGGCGACGCGCGCCGTTCGGGCGAGCCCGCCCCCCTCGATGGCTTGGCAGACGCAGCTCGCCGACGGATGTGACACACGGGCGGCCCGGGTCGTGGCCGCTCGGGCTGCTACCCTCGCTGGCACCCGTGCCGACGCGCCGCGCGAGCCCGCCCACCCTCGACCTCGACGCCGCCACCCGCCAGCTGCGGGCGGCGGATCCGGCGATGGATCGACTCATCGCAACCGTGGGCCCATGCCGGCTCGAGATCGACGCCGGCGGCACCACCTTCGCCGCGCTCACGCGCTCGATCGTCTACCAACAGCTGCACGGACGCGCAGCGGCGACGATCCACGGCCGCATCTGCGTCGCCGCCGGCGGTCGCGCGGGTCGAGCCCCGAGCGCGGCCGCGATCGCGCGGCTGTCCGACGACGTGCTGCGCGGCGCGGGCCTCTCGCAGTCCAAGCTGCTGGCGCTGCGCGACCTCGCCACGCGGGCGCTCGACGGTCGCCTGCCCTCGATGGCGCAGCTGCAGCGCATGGACGACGAAGCGATCATCGCGAGCCTCGTGGCGGTCCGCGGCATCGGCCGCTGGAGCGCGCAGATGCTGATGATGTTCCGCCTCGGCCGCCCCGACATCCTGCCCATCGACGACTTCGGCGTGCGCAAGGGATTCGGCGTGATGAAGCGTGCGCGCGCGATGCCGACCCGCGACCAGCTCGCACGCCACGGCGAACGCTGGGCGCCGTGGCGCACGGTCGCGAGCTGGTACCTGTGGCGCGCCTGCGAGCTGCCGGCCCCGCCGGCGCGGTCGCGATAGGCGAGCCCCGCTGCGCCTACGGCAGCTCGGGCCACAGCCGCGCGCGCATGCGCCTCGCGGCCTCGAGCATGTTCGGCCCGGGCCGTCCCGCGTAGCGCTCGTCGAGCGCGAAGACCTGCCCACGCTGCACCGCGCGGAGCTCCCCGAGCCCCTCGCGGCGCACGAGGTTGTCGGGGTCGAGCTTGTCGGCCGCGACCCCGCACCACGACACGAAGCACGCGTCCGGATCGGCGGCCCGCAGCGCCGCGGCGTCGATCTCGAGGCTCTGGCCCTCGCGATCGCCGAATACGTTGACGCCGCCGGCCAGGGCGATCAGCTCGTTCGAGAAGCACGCACGGCCGGGCGTGAACATCGGCCGCGGCCACCACTCGAGGTAGACCCGTCGCGGCGTCGCGGGCCGGCTGCGCGCGAGCGCGTCGCGCTCGGCGGTGAAGCGGGCCAGCGCCGGTGATGGATCGACCGCCAGCGCGTGGCCGAGCCGACGCAGATCGTCGGCCACCGCCGCGACGCTGCGCGGCGCCGACACCAGCTGTGCGACCCCGCGCGCGCGCAGGCCGGTGACGATGCGCTCCATGCCCGGCACGGTCAGCGAGCTGACCACGAGCTCGGGCCGCAGCGCCGCGACGCGATCGAGATCGGGATCGAGGTCGGGCCCGAGTCGCTCGCAGCGCGCGACCTCGGGCGGATCGTCCGACGAGTCCTCGCACGCGATCACGCGATCGAAGGCGTGCAGCGCCGCGACCAGCTCGGCGTTCGACGGCGCCAGCGTGATGACCCGCGTCGCGCCGACCACCGCGTCGCCGAGCGCATCGAGGGTGAATCTGCCCGTGCGCCGCAGCATGCCGGTGTCGTCGACCAGCGTGATCGCCTCTCCGCCGCGCGCCGCCAGCCAGCACATCACCGCGTGCTCGAGGTCGGGATCCGCCTCGAGCGCCCACGCCGGCACCCGCTGCTGCGCGAGCGAGAGCTCCGCGGTCGCCTCGCGGCCGTCGTCGAACTGCAGCTGCAGGACCTCGGTGCGGGCCTCGTGCGGCGCGGTCGCGTCGACCCGCCGCACCGCCCGATGCCGTCGCGTCTGCCAGCGATGCTCGGGCTTCTTCACGGCCGCCTACGACACGCGCTCGCCGGGTCGGCTGCGCGGATCCAGCTCGAGCAGCGTGACCGCATCGTCGCTGGCACCGGCCGCGAGGATCATCCCCTCCGACACGCCGAAGCGCATCTTGCGGGGCTTGAGGTTGGCGTACACGACCACGTGCTTGCCCAGCAGCGACTCGGGCGGGTAGCTCTTCGCGATGCCGGAGAACACGGTGCGCTGACCCAGCGCGCCGACGTCGAGCACCAGTCGCAGCAGCTTGTCGGCGCCCTCGACCTTGCTGGCACCGACGATCTTCGCGACCCGCAGGTCGATCTTCGCGAAGTCGTCGATCGTGGTCTCGGCCGCCAGCGCCTCGGCGACGGCGGGCTCCGCCGGCGCGGCCGCGGCGGCCGGCGCCTCGGGGCTCGCGGGCTTGCTGTTTGCGGCGGGGGTCTCGGGGGTCGTGGTCACGGGCGTGGTCTCCTTGCTGGCCTCGATGATGGCGGCGATCTTGCTGGCGTCGATGGGCTCGGCGAGCGCCTCGTACTCGCCGATGACGTGGCCACCCGGCAGCGGCGCGGCGGCGTTGCTGAAGTCCAGCGGCGCCGGCAGCTTCAGCATGCGCTCGACGGTCTCGGCCCAGCGCGGCAGCACCGGCTTCAAGATCGCCGCGATCACGACGGTCGCCCACACGCCCACCGAGCACACCGCACGGGCGCGCTCGGCCTGGTCGGGGCCGAGCTTCCACGGCGCCTTCTCGGTGACGTAGAGGTTCACGTCGTCGGCGATCTGCATCGCCAGGCGCACCGCCTTGCCCGACTCGAACGCACGGTAGAGCGCGGGCACCTCGGCCAGCCGCGCGGCCCCGGCCGCGACGATCGCCTGCGCGTCGTCGGGCAACGCGGCGAGCGTGCCGCCCAGCCGCGCACCGATGAACTTGCAGCAGCGACTCGCGAGGTTGGCGGCCTTCTTCACGAGGTCCGCGTTGCAGCGCAGCACGAAGTCCTCGAGGTTGAGATCGATGTCTTCTTGCCCGGCGCCTAGCTTGGCCGCGAAGTAGTAGCGCAGGAAGTCGGGCGGCAGGTGATCGAGGTAGGTCCGCGCGAGCACGAAGGTGCCGCGGGTCTTCGACATCTTCTCGCCGGCCACCGTCAGCCAGCCGTGCACGTGCACCCGCGACGGCGTGGTGTAGCCGGCGGCGTGCAGCATCGCGGGCCAGAACAGGCAGTGGAAGTACACGATGTCCTTGCCGATGACGTGCACCAGCTCGGTGTTCGCACGCTCGGGGTCGCGCCAGTACGCCGCGAAGTCGCGGCCCTGCTCGGCGCACCACTTCTGGGTCGCGCCGATGTAGCCGACCGGCGCGTCGAACCACACGTAGAAGAACTTGTCGGGGTGGCCGGGGATCGGAAAGCCGAAGTACGGCGGGTCGCGCGAGATGTCCCAGTCGC encodes:
- a CDS encoding DNA-3-methyladenine glycosylase 2 family protein, coding for MDRLIATVGPCRLEIDAGGTTFAALTRSIVYQQLHGRAAATIHGRICVAAGGRAGRAPSAAAIARLSDDVLRGAGLSQSKLLALRDLATRALDGRLPSMAQLQRMDDEAIIASLVAVRGIGRWSAQMLMMFRLGRPDILPIDDFGVRKGFGVMKRARAMPTRDQLARHGERWAPWRTVASWYLWRACELPAPPARSR
- a CDS encoding ABC transporter substrate-binding protein codes for the protein MKKPEHRWQTRRHRAVRRVDATAPHEARTEVLQLQFDDGREATAELSLAQQRVPAWALEADPDLEHAVMCWLAARGGEAITLVDDTGMLRRTGRFTLDALGDAVVGATRVITLAPSNAELVAALHAFDRVIACEDSSDDPPEVARCERLGPDLDPDLDRVAALRPELVVSSLTVPGMERIVTGLRARGVAQLVSAPRSVAAVADDLRRLGHALAVDPSPALARFTAERDALARSRPATPRRVYLEWWPRPMFTPGRACFSNELIALAGGVNVFGDREGQSLEIDAAALRAADPDACFVSWCGVAADKLDPDNLVRREGLGELRAVQRGQVFALDERYAGRPGPNMLEAARRMRARLWPELP
- the metG gene encoding methionine--tRNA ligase; the protein is MAKQVLVTAALPYANGSIHLGHLLEAIQTDVYVRARKLAGDDCVFMWADDTHGTPIELRARREGITPEQLIARAWDEHRRDYRDFDIGFDIFHTTHSEETRQHAEAIFGAMKSQGDILARAVEQLYCPNDQMFLPDRFVKGICPKCKSPDQYGDSCEVCGSTYAPYELGSPHCSICGTTPEMRSSEHLFVPLSRHEAFLRQWLAPVEQGGRTELQPTVRNYVMEWIESGLRDWDISRDPPYFGFPIPGHPDKFFYVWFDAPVGYIGATQKWCAEQGRDFAAYWRDPERANTELVHVIGKDIVYFHCLFWPAMLHAAGYTTPSRVHVHGWLTVAGEKMSKTRGTFVLARTYLDHLPPDFLRYYFAAKLGAGQEDIDLNLEDFVLRCNADLVKKAANLASRCCKFIGARLGGTLAALPDDAQAIVAAGAARLAEVPALYRAFESGKAVRLAMQIADDVNLYVTEKAPWKLGPDQAERARAVCSVGVWATVVIAAILKPVLPRWAETVERMLKLPAPLDFSNAAAPLPGGHVIGEYEALAEPIDASKIAAIIEASKETTPVTTTPETPAANSKPASPEAPAAAAAPAEPAVAEALAAETTIDDFAKIDLRVAKIVGASKVEGADKLLRLVLDVGALGQRTVFSGIAKSYPPESLLGKHVVVYANLKPRKMRFGVSEGMILAAGASDDAVTLLELDPRSRPGERVS